One Paenibacillus sp. FSL W8-0186 genomic window carries:
- a CDS encoding DUF3231 family protein: MGILSGNPKDEPMHYGEIFSVWQASMMAKGTVSCYQAFLNHAGDEDLKKILEALIEQAKLEIKECDTLLTDNGIAPAPVLPERPPAKLEDIPAGARFTDPEIAAKIAAENALGLAACSSVMGQSIREDVGALFAKYHLTKAALGLRILQMNKDKGWLIPPPLQVKRPVEE; this comes from the coding sequence ATGGGTATATTAAGCGGTAATCCCAAAGACGAACCGATGCATTATGGTGAAATTTTCAGCGTATGGCAAGCATCCATGATGGCTAAAGGCACGGTTTCCTGTTACCAGGCCTTCCTCAACCACGCCGGTGACGAGGATCTTAAGAAAATTCTCGAAGCTTTAATTGAACAGGCGAAATTAGAAATTAAAGAGTGTGACACCCTGCTCACCGATAATGGTATTGCACCCGCGCCTGTATTGCCAGAAAGACCCCCAGCTAAGCTTGAAGATATTCCAGCGGGAGCAAGATTTACAGATCCTGAAATTGCTGCAAAAATTGCAGCGGAGAATGCGCTTGGTCTTGCAGCCTGCAGTTCGGTTATGGGACAATCGATAAGAGAAGATGTCGGCGCATTATTTGCCAAATATCACCTTACTAAAGCTGCATTGGGCTTGCGCATTCTTCAAATGAACAAAGATAAGGGCTGGCTAATCCCTCCGCCCCTTCAGGTAAAAAGACCTGTTGAAGAATAA